The following proteins come from a genomic window of Candidatus Hinthialibacter antarcticus:
- a CDS encoding sigma 54-interacting transcriptional regulator, with translation MKGKPKASTVLNGVHIAFLARRTKAEKQLVENLTQAGCKVSHETDLKDLLFVVSQAPADALFIDLSYCQSFQDEKDRKVTMIDSLGDEMIVMSNQSDISDAARWARVFKGYCLATPADAAEAVILLERVMDAGLLKRRLSRYETMDSSLEQFGSFIVKSPEMRDVIRLARILTDRDDCILFSGGVGVGKERLARTIHENSKRKHGPFYSINCRSFSGEELALELFGQADTGKGSTDKTGSLLEQASGGSLFLDEISMIPPSVQGKLERLASKGSFTPANSRASTKSDIRLFSATSQPLDELVASGGFSEELYFHLSRFVLHLPALHRRVEDIPILTKTILERMARERGEEPLLVTEETLRLLMDYQWPGNLRELENVLDFASLVAGKGPIDPKHLPKQFNDDVGSLFVGVTSDELPPMSEIERRYILKVMDAVNGNKVKAAVILDINRATLHRKLQIYENMRRTEIA, from the coding sequence ATGAAAGGCAAACCGAAGGCATCAACGGTCCTAAATGGAGTCCATATCGCTTTTTTAGCGAGGCGTACGAAAGCTGAAAAGCAACTGGTTGAAAACTTAACGCAAGCCGGTTGCAAGGTTTCACATGAAACCGACCTGAAAGACCTGCTGTTTGTTGTGTCCCAGGCGCCTGCGGATGCATTATTTATTGACCTTTCCTATTGCCAATCTTTTCAAGATGAAAAAGACCGAAAAGTAACGATGATTGATTCGCTGGGCGATGAGATGATCGTGATGTCCAACCAAAGCGATATCAGCGACGCCGCTCGATGGGCGCGCGTCTTCAAAGGCTATTGTTTAGCCACGCCCGCTGATGCGGCGGAAGCGGTGATCCTGCTTGAGCGAGTGATGGATGCAGGGTTGCTGAAGCGCCGGTTGTCACGCTATGAAACCATGGATTCGTCTTTAGAACAATTCGGTTCGTTTATTGTGAAATCGCCCGAAATGAGAGACGTCATCCGGCTGGCGAGAATCTTAACAGACCGGGACGATTGTATCTTGTTTTCTGGAGGCGTTGGGGTTGGCAAAGAACGCCTGGCCCGCACCATTCATGAAAACAGTAAGCGCAAGCATGGCCCGTTTTATTCCATCAATTGCCGCTCGTTTTCGGGTGAAGAACTCGCGCTTGAACTTTTTGGGCAAGCGGATACGGGAAAAGGTTCTACAGACAAAACAGGCAGCCTGCTCGAACAAGCCAGCGGCGGGTCGTTATTTTTAGATGAAATCAGCATGATTCCGCCTTCTGTTCAGGGCAAATTAGAGCGGTTGGCGTCGAAAGGCTCCTTTACGCCCGCGAACTCCCGCGCATCAACCAAATCAGACATCCGGCTGTTTAGCGCAACCAGCCAACCCTTGGATGAACTTGTCGCCAGCGGCGGGTTTTCCGAAGAACTTTATTTTCATCTGAGCCGCTTTGTATTGCATCTGCCCGCCTTACACCGCCGGGTGGAAGATATCCCTATACTGACCAAGACCATCTTAGAACGCATGGCCAGAGAGCGGGGCGAGGAGCCTTTGCTCGTGACAGAAGAGACTCTCCGGCTGTTGATGGATTACCAATGGCCCGGCAACTTGCGCGAGTTAGAGAATGTTCTCGATTTTGCTTCATTGGTGGCGGGCAAGGGGCCGATTGATCCCAAACATTTGCCCAAGCAGTTCAACGATGATGTGGGGAGTCTGTTTGTTGGGGTCACGTCGGATGAACTGCCGCCTATGAGCGAAATTGAACGCCGCTACATCTTAAAAGTGATGGATGCGGTCAACGGCAACAAAGTAAAAGCCGCCGTGATTTTAGATATCAACCGCGCTACGCTCCACCGCAAATTGCAAATTTATGAGAACATGCGCCGCACAGAAATCGCATAA
- a CDS encoding glycosyltransferase translates to MKIVFVNHTFPPHSMAGSELCVLRLAQDLQRRGHETVVFYRIADETLDELALVEGEFEGVSTCAINHTYRFARKFQDIYLNPILAARFAHWLRQQNADVVHFHHLTNLSLSLVQEAKAVGLPVVLTLHDYWLLCQRGQLLRRDLSLCDGPGDAKCRACLSTQLLRGPAQRYASAFIGRALSGSNSRLIVDGLDIRKAQIHTPNANFVARTSFQFDGQLGDALLMHPPAEVRYRLKLNSPAHFVSSIALHPDVYQKPGGGVWFFVERNGETLLKQWLNPKENEEDQGWHEVAIDLPPSESAHDELVLKTIAENEDAQFCSAGWKAPRVESLTPAPTKAHAVSGWKKRLFTLAADAIVHLSAQAREGISHRKHWAQRVMNGADLLVSPSHFLADFFIQHGAPKYKLIVSDNGFPDAPAAAPRTTGTPLRFGYIGTWIPSKGVHLLLEAFQTIDPADAVLHVYGFFPGYAGYEQYEDELRALAGPAVEMMGRYQPEDAYSIVGGFDCLVVPSIWWENSPMTIHEGLQMRVPVLTADVGGMAEQVQQGGGLTFRHRDAGDLRRVIESLIQRPQRLDALRESAPAVKSSSEHADELAQRYEQLIQQRNAS, encoded by the coding sequence ATGAAAATCGTCTTTGTGAATCATACCTTCCCGCCGCACAGCATGGCCGGTTCGGAATTGTGCGTACTTCGGCTGGCGCAAGACTTGCAGCGCCGGGGCCATGAAACCGTGGTGTTTTATCGCATCGCCGATGAAACGCTCGATGAACTCGCGTTGGTCGAGGGCGAATTTGAAGGCGTTTCGACCTGCGCGATCAACCATACCTACCGCTTTGCGCGTAAGTTTCAAGACATTTATTTAAACCCGATCTTAGCGGCGCGGTTTGCGCATTGGCTTCGTCAACAAAATGCGGATGTCGTCCATTTTCATCATCTGACCAACCTTTCACTGTCACTGGTGCAAGAGGCAAAGGCGGTTGGCTTGCCGGTTGTGTTGACGCTGCATGATTATTGGCTGTTGTGTCAGCGCGGACAGTTGCTGCGCCGTGATTTGAGTTTGTGCGACGGCCCCGGTGATGCGAAATGCCGGGCGTGTTTGTCAACGCAATTATTGCGCGGCCCGGCGCAGCGCTATGCCTCGGCGTTTATTGGTCGGGCGCTATCCGGTTCCAATTCCCGGCTTATCGTTGATGGGTTGGATATAAGAAAAGCGCAAATCCATACGCCCAATGCGAATTTTGTTGCGCGGACTTCATTTCAATTCGACGGTCAACTCGGCGACGCGTTGTTGATGCACCCGCCTGCGGAGGTGCGGTATCGTTTGAAATTAAATTCGCCCGCGCACTTTGTTTCGTCGATTGCTCTTCATCCAGACGTGTATCAGAAACCCGGCGGCGGGGTATGGTTTTTTGTCGAACGCAATGGCGAAACGCTGTTGAAACAATGGCTGAATCCAAAAGAGAATGAAGAAGACCAAGGCTGGCATGAGGTTGCGATTGACTTGCCGCCCAGCGAGTCGGCGCATGACGAATTGGTGTTGAAAACTATTGCTGAAAATGAAGACGCCCAATTTTGCAGCGCTGGTTGGAAGGCGCCTCGGGTTGAGTCTCTTACGCCCGCGCCAACGAAAGCCCATGCAGTCAGCGGGTGGAAGAAGCGCTTGTTTACGCTGGCGGCGGACGCGATTGTTCATCTGTCGGCGCAGGCGCGCGAGGGCATATCGCATCGAAAACATTGGGCGCAGCGCGTGATGAACGGCGCCGATCTTTTGGTCTCTCCCTCGCACTTTTTGGCTGATTTTTTTATTCAACATGGCGCACCGAAATACAAACTGATCGTGTCGGACAACGGCTTCCCTGATGCGCCCGCTGCGGCGCCGCGCACAACCGGAACGCCTCTGCGGTTCGGTTATATTGGCACCTGGATTCCATCAAAAGGCGTCCATCTACTGTTAGAGGCGTTTCAAACAATTGACCCCGCCGATGCGGTGTTGCATGTCTATGGCTTCTTCCCCGGCTATGCGGGTTATGAACAGTACGAAGACGAACTGCGCGCGCTTGCGGGGCCGGCGGTCGAGATGATGGGGCGCTATCAACCCGAAGACGCGTATTCGATTGTGGGTGGCTTTGATTGTTTGGTGGTTCCATCTATCTGGTGGGAAAACTCGCCGATGACCATCCATGAGGGCTTGCAGATGCGCGTGCCTGTTTTGACCGCTGATGTTGGCGGCATGGCGGAACAGGTACAGCAGGGCGGTGGATTGACCTTTCGCCATCGCGATGCGGGCGACTTACGCCGCGTGATCGAAAGCCTCATTCAACGGCCGCAGCGGTTAGACGCCTTGAGAGAGTCGGCTCCCGCCGTAAAATCAAGCAGTGAACATGCTGATGAACTCGCGCAACGGTATGAACAACTCATTCAACAAAGGAACGCTTCGTGA
- a CDS encoding class I SAM-dependent methyltransferase: MISTSEKDIYSAFALIYDTVMRDVDYDSWARHIMRLAKKFRLPHSKLLEIACGTGTLSLRMKQLGCDVTGVDLSEDMLKLARIKLREEGVDLPLYQASMDNLSALDLEPVFDLVTCLYDSLNYLLCEEAVLRSFHDVYELLRPGGGYIFDVTTEYNLLHNFAGYTFAENFDDVSYIWENEYDIEKSICSSKVSMFRLENAVYQKYVEVHRQKVYETAWLKQSLKAVGFEVLGTFYNMTDKPVRAKCERIHFVCKKPK; this comes from the coding sequence GTGATTTCAACTTCAGAAAAAGACATCTATTCCGCCTTTGCTTTGATTTACGATACGGTGATGCGCGATGTTGACTATGATTCCTGGGCGCGGCACATCATGCGCCTCGCGAAAAAATTCCGTTTGCCTCATTCCAAATTATTGGAGATTGCCTGCGGCACGGGGACGCTGTCTCTTCGCATGAAGCAGTTGGGCTGCGACGTCACCGGAGTCGATCTGTCGGAAGACATGCTGAAACTGGCGCGGATCAAGTTACGAGAAGAAGGCGTCGACTTGCCTCTCTATCAAGCGTCGATGGACAACTTGTCTGCGCTCGACCTCGAACCCGTATTTGATCTAGTCACCTGTCTGTATGACAGCTTAAATTATCTGCTTTGCGAAGAGGCCGTCTTGCGCTCGTTTCACGATGTCTACGAATTGTTGCGCCCCGGCGGCGGATATATTTTTGACGTGACGACTGAATACAACCTGCTGCATAACTTTGCGGGTTACACCTTCGCCGAAAATTTTGACGACGTGTCGTACATTTGGGAAAATGAGTACGATATTGAAAAGAGCATCTGTTCGTCAAAGGTAAGCATGTTTCGTCTGGAGAACGCCGTGTATCAAAAATACGTCGAAGTGCACCGCCAAAAGGTGTACGAAACCGCGTGGCTAAAACAAAGCCTGAAGGCGGTCGGCTTTGAAGTATTGGGGACATTCTATAATATGACCGACAAGCCGGTGAGAGCAAAATGCGAGCGCATCCATTTCGTTTGCAAGAAACCCAAATAA
- a CDS encoding MBL fold metallo-hydrolase, with amino-acid sequence MTEWRVYGCGSASSSQFMQSSYEFTSGDTRLHVDFGNGALYQRCRLEGDIFKALDSIEHLFITHSHADHIVDLTRHVVAWKYTPNYSPGKPVHLYATKHTLERVEHLLEYATFPGLFDEVFVSHPVEENRPMQIGPLTVRPFLVKHMPGAVGLHVESPDGASAAFTADTAPFNELHAEIQDASLLISEASFCEKDHPMHLTVSQAAELAEKVNAKTLLMVHAYPEVEELEQTQLQDRVGKYFSGEYFAAHDGMSLVWDPNSQSWNQSKMF; translated from the coding sequence ATGACGGAATGGCGCGTGTACGGCTGTGGTTCTGCTTCATCAAGCCAGTTTATGCAAAGCAGCTACGAGTTCACCAGCGGTGATACCCGTTTGCATGTGGATTTTGGCAATGGCGCTCTCTATCAACGCTGCCGCCTCGAAGGCGACATTTTTAAAGCGCTTGATTCGATTGAGCACTTATTCATTACCCATAGCCATGCCGACCACATCGTCGATTTAACCCGCCATGTGGTGGCTTGGAAATACACCCCCAACTACAGCCCCGGCAAACCCGTTCATTTATATGCTACTAAACATACGCTAGAGCGCGTTGAACACCTGTTGGAGTACGCGACCTTTCCCGGGTTGTTTGACGAGGTTTTTGTTTCGCACCCGGTCGAAGAAAACCGGCCCATGCAGATTGGCCCATTGACGGTGAGGCCGTTTCTGGTGAAACACATGCCCGGCGCGGTCGGCTTGCATGTCGAGTCGCCGGACGGCGCCAGCGCGGCGTTCACAGCGGACACGGCGCCGTTCAATGAACTGCACGCCGAAATTCAAGACGCTAGTTTATTGATATCAGAAGCGAGCTTCTGTGAAAAAGACCACCCCATGCACCTGACCGTCTCGCAAGCGGCGGAACTGGCGGAAAAAGTCAACGCCAAAACCTTGCTCATGGTCCACGCCTATCCTGAAGTCGAAGAACTCGAACAAACGCAATTACAAGACCGCGTGGGTAAGTATTTTTCGGGCGAATATTTTGCGGCGCATGATGGAATGTCGCTGGTTTGGGACCCGAACAGCCAGTCGTGGAACCAAAGCAAAATGTTTTGA
- the accD gene encoding acetyl-CoA carboxylase, carboxyltransferase subunit beta codes for MSWFRKKKEFTRIGGDKKTDLPEGVWTKCPECLEYITNEEIKRNLYRCPKCDHYSVFPVEDRIQNLLDASSFEEFDSNLASKNPLDFDGYDKKLQSAQKKTGRQEGCVTGLGKVYDQSVVFVALDFSFMGGSMGSVVGEKIARAAERALNDEMPLIIVSTGGGGARMHEGVLSLMQMAKTSAAIGRLRQNGIPYISIIAHPTMGGVAASFAALGDIIIAEPFALIGFAGPRVIEQTIGQQLPKGFQRSEFLQEKGMIDLIIERPKIRENLGTLLRHTWQSQAAKRGQSYSEGALSIQGKTA; via the coding sequence GTGTCTTGGTTTCGTAAGAAAAAAGAATTTACCCGCATCGGCGGAGACAAAAAAACCGATTTGCCTGAGGGCGTTTGGACCAAGTGTCCTGAATGTCTTGAATATATCACCAACGAAGAAATAAAACGCAATTTGTACCGCTGCCCGAAGTGCGACCACTATTCGGTGTTCCCGGTTGAAGACCGCATCCAAAACCTGTTAGACGCGAGTTCGTTTGAAGAATTTGACTCTAACCTCGCCTCAAAAAATCCACTGGATTTTGACGGATACGACAAAAAACTGCAAAGCGCACAAAAGAAAACCGGACGCCAGGAAGGCTGCGTCACTGGCCTTGGAAAAGTCTATGACCAGTCCGTCGTCTTTGTCGCGTTAGACTTTTCGTTCATGGGCGGCAGCATGGGTTCCGTGGTCGGCGAAAAAATCGCCCGCGCCGCAGAACGCGCCCTCAATGATGAAATGCCGCTGATTATCGTCTCGACCGGCGGCGGCGGCGCCCGTATGCACGAAGGCGTGTTGTCGCTGATGCAAATGGCGAAGACCAGCGCCGCCATTGGCCGCTTGCGCCAAAACGGCATCCCCTATATCTCGATCATCGCCCACCCGACCATGGGAGGCGTAGCCGCCAGTTTCGCCGCGCTAGGCGATATCATTATTGCCGAACCGTTCGCGCTGATTGGCTTCGCGGGGCCGCGCGTCATTGAACAAACCATCGGTCAGCAACTGCCGAAGGGCTTCCAGCGCTCGGAGTTTTTACAGGAAAAGGGCATGATTGATCTCATCATCGAACGCCCCAAAATCCGCGAAAACCTCGGAACGCTGTTGCGCCACACCTGGCAAAGCCAAGCCGCCAAGCGCGGTCAATCCTACAGCGAAGGCGCGTTGTCGATCCAAGGCAAAACTGCGTAA
- the trpA gene encoding tryptophan synthase subunit alpha — translation MSETSQTIQRGAAALEHAFRRRNDAGGKALVTYIMAGDPDLGTTEKIVQAFSGIDVDVIELGVPFSDPIADGPVIQAAGQRSLRQHVSLEKTLQRVEELRLHIDTPIVIMTYFNLFYKFGLEKFAQRAAQAGVDGVIVPDLPLEESGEFNELLEKQGLAYIYLIAPTSTSERIQKISNKARGFIYYVSRTGVTGEQKSIAEDLAENVQRIQGLTNLPIAVGFGVSSPEQAQTIATHADGVVIGSAIVRLIADTKALHEREAAKFIKPYIEALHEKTASNC, via the coding sequence ATGAGCGAAACCAGTCAAACCATCCAACGCGGCGCCGCAGCGCTGGAACACGCCTTTCGCCGACGCAATGACGCAGGCGGCAAAGCGCTCGTCACCTACATCATGGCGGGCGATCCCGATTTAGGGACCACCGAAAAAATCGTCCAAGCCTTTTCCGGCATCGACGTCGACGTCATCGAGTTGGGCGTACCCTTTTCTGACCCCATCGCCGACGGCCCCGTCATTCAAGCCGCAGGCCAGCGCTCGTTGCGTCAACACGTATCCCTGGAAAAAACGCTGCAACGGGTCGAAGAATTGCGGCTGCATATCGACACGCCAATTGTTATAATGACATACTTTAACCTGTTCTATAAATTCGGCTTAGAAAAATTCGCCCAACGGGCCGCTCAAGCAGGCGTCGACGGCGTTATTGTGCCGGATTTACCGCTGGAAGAATCAGGCGAATTCAACGAACTCCTTGAAAAACAAGGGCTTGCGTATATTTATCTGATCGCGCCCACCAGCACCAGCGAGCGCATCCAGAAGATTTCTAACAAAGCGCGCGGCTTTATTTACTATGTCTCGCGTACTGGCGTCACCGGCGAGCAAAAAAGCATCGCTGAGGACTTGGCTGAGAATGTCCAGCGAATTCAAGGACTTACAAACTTACCAATTGCGGTCGGGTTTGGCGTTTCCAGCCCGGAACAAGCCCAAACCATCGCAACCCACGCCGACGGCGTCGTTATCGGAAGTGCGATCGTACGTTTAATTGCAGATACGAAGGCGCTGCACGAAAGAGAAGCCGCCAAATTCATCAAACCCTACATCGAGGCTTTGCATGAAAAAACGGCTTCAAATTGTTAG
- the trpB gene encoding tryptophan synthase subunit beta, with amino-acid sequence MVTQPTLSPDLNATVPNEVGRFGLYGGRYVPETLMPAIEELESAMKSALADPAFHNELDNALRDFVGRPTALYYAPRLTEKLGGAKIYFKREDLAHTGAHKINNTIGQALLAKRMGKQRIVAETGAGQHGVATATACAWLGMECIIYMGEEDTERQRLNVYRMKLLGAKIVPVSSGTKTLKDALNEAMRDWVTNVRDTHYIIGTVAGPHPFPKLVREFQAVIGRESKQQILEREGKLPDVCVACVGGGSNALGLFYDFIKEESVRLIGVEAAGKGLDTNEHCASLTLGDRGVLHGQMTYLIQTPEGQIAPVHSISAGLDYPGVGPEHCWLKDIGRAEYVAITDDEALEGFTLLAHSEGILPALETAHAIAYLKKLAPTMKKDQVILVCLSGRGDKDVEAAVKHLKGTF; translated from the coding sequence ATGGTTACGCAACCGACTCTTTCTCCAGACCTTAACGCCACTGTCCCCAACGAAGTGGGACGGTTTGGCTTATACGGCGGGCGCTACGTCCCAGAGACGCTCATGCCTGCCATTGAAGAACTCGAATCCGCCATGAAAAGCGCATTGGCGGACCCGGCGTTTCATAATGAACTCGACAACGCTTTACGCGATTTTGTCGGACGCCCGACCGCGCTGTATTACGCCCCCCGGCTTACCGAAAAACTGGGCGGGGCGAAAATCTATTTCAAGCGCGAAGACCTGGCCCACACCGGCGCCCACAAAATCAACAACACCATCGGACAAGCGCTGCTCGCCAAACGCATGGGCAAACAGCGCATCGTCGCCGAAACCGGCGCGGGACAACACGGCGTCGCCACCGCGACCGCCTGCGCCTGGCTGGGGATGGAGTGCATCATCTACATGGGCGAGGAAGACACCGAACGCCAGCGGCTCAACGTCTACCGTATGAAGTTGCTGGGCGCCAAGATCGTTCCTGTTTCCAGTGGAACCAAGACGCTGAAAGACGCGCTCAACGAAGCCATGCGCGACTGGGTAACCAACGTGCGCGACACCCATTACATCATCGGCACCGTCGCCGGCCCGCATCCGTTCCCCAAGTTGGTGCGCGAATTCCAAGCGGTGATCGGGCGTGAATCCAAACAACAGATACTCGAACGCGAAGGCAAACTGCCTGACGTATGCGTCGCCTGCGTGGGCGGCGGCAGTAATGCGCTGGGGCTGTTTTATGACTTTATAAAAGAGGAGAGCGTACGACTCATCGGCGTCGAAGCCGCCGGCAAGGGCCTCGACACCAACGAACATTGCGCCTCGCTAACCTTGGGCGACCGCGGCGTGTTACACGGACAAATGACCTACCTGATCCAGACCCCTGAAGGCCAGATCGCGCCAGTGCATTCGATTTCCGCCGGACTGGATTACCCCGGCGTCGGCCCCGAACACTGTTGGCTCAAAGACATCGGGCGCGCCGAATACGTCGCCATCACCGACGATGAAGCGTTAGAAGGGTTCACCCTGCTGGCGCATAGCGAAGGCATCCTGCCCGCGTTAGAAACCGCCCACGCCATCGCTTATCTGAAAAAATTAGCGCCGACCATGAAAAAAGACCAAGTGATTTTGGTCTGCCTGTCAGGACGCGGCGACAAAGATGTAGAAGCAGCGGTCAAGCACCTCAAAGGAACATTTTAA
- a CDS encoding DUF362 domain-containing protein, translating into MQSRQCCSRRTFLKSTAVSMFAAANESVLAAAPTQGALPPTAPVALHRCNTYQFELVKSRLSEMFDWLGTVRDLVKNKTVTIKVNLTGHLAKGLFSLNRVETVYTHPMVTLAACKLFEEYGATRCVVVESIYSTSQEEGFIEDGYDVSLFQSMCPIVEFENTRNKGRGGKYHTLQVGDDGYLFNSFDFNHRYVETDVMVSIAKMKNHDIAGITLSMKNMFGITPNALYGSDAQSRGEGAVQARGDVLHSGQRSPETDGMISPVVSHNPGFRVPRIVTDINRARPIDLAIVDAVVTQSGGEGAWNGDQLGLCVPGVLIAGTNCVNVDAVGSSVMNADPQALGWTKPFYNGENTFQLAADKYLGTNNLSDIDVVGTSIAEARYAFLPGADKE; encoded by the coding sequence ATGCAATCTCGCCAATGTTGTTCACGCCGTACGTTTTTAAAGTCTACCGCTGTCAGCATGTTCGCCGCAGCCAATGAAAGCGTGCTGGCTGCCGCGCCGACCCAAGGCGCCTTGCCGCCCACCGCTCCGGTTGCGCTGCACCGGTGCAATACCTACCAGTTTGAATTGGTCAAATCGCGCTTGTCGGAAATGTTCGACTGGCTGGGCACGGTGCGCGATTTAGTCAAAAACAAGACCGTTACCATTAAAGTCAATCTGACAGGACACCTGGCGAAGGGGTTGTTTTCGCTCAATCGGGTTGAAACCGTATACACTCACCCGATGGTGACGCTGGCCGCCTGTAAGTTGTTTGAAGAATACGGCGCCACCCGCTGCGTCGTGGTTGAGAGCATCTATTCTACTTCACAGGAAGAAGGATTTATTGAAGACGGCTACGATGTCAGCCTCTTCCAGTCGATGTGCCCGATTGTTGAGTTTGAAAATACGCGCAACAAAGGACGCGGAGGAAAATACCACACCCTGCAAGTGGGCGACGATGGTTATCTGTTTAACTCGTTTGACTTCAATCATCGTTACGTCGAGACCGACGTCATGGTTTCAATCGCGAAGATGAAAAACCACGACATTGCGGGCATCACGCTGTCGATGAAAAATATGTTTGGAATTACGCCTAACGCGTTATACGGCAGTGACGCCCAATCGAGAGGCGAAGGCGCTGTGCAGGCGCGCGGAGACGTCTTACACAGCGGCCAGCGCTCGCCCGAAACCGACGGAATGATTTCACCGGTGGTTTCACATAATCCAGGTTTCCGTGTTCCGCGCATTGTGACGGACATTAACCGCGCGCGCCCGATTGATCTCGCGATCGTTGACGCCGTCGTCACCCAGTCCGGCGGCGAAGGCGCCTGGAACGGCGACCAACTCGGATTGTGCGTACCAGGCGTATTGATTGCGGGGACCAACTGCGTGAATGTTGATGCGGTCGGTTCCTCGGTGATGAACGCCGACCCGCAGGCGCTGGGTTGGACGAAGCCGTTTTATAACGGTGAAAACACTTTCCAACTGGCTGCTGACAAATATCTGGGAACCAACAACCTGAGCGACATCGACGTTGTTGGTACGAGTATCGCGGAAGCGCGTTACGCTTTTCTACCCGGCGCGGATAAGGAATAA
- a CDS encoding PQQ-binding-like beta-propeller repeat protein, producing MKRTYMTYFFVICFGLTSWSQATPTFHGNNQRTGLSPYAGPAKPELKWMFYADSSFYSSPAVGEDGSIYAASTDNFLYALNSDGELQWSYEAQDSLFSAPAISPSGEIIFSDHEGNVYSVDSEGLENWNYQASRGEENRIVAPMLVSESGQTYAVSWNNYMYSIRPNGALLWSTDIGGKLSSSPVLDTDGNIYVCTNDGSKLVVEKYQPSSKRQVTEFSETIESNHNRVVSSPAIDTERNALYVGVSRTNDGALYAVDLGGMRRKFRVTLPKAVYSSPAIGPDGTVYVGCLDGSLYAIDGDARSIKWNYSVRPAELADDPDYYGPPYVMGSPTVDANGTVYFGDTNGVLYAVSSEGEEIWQMKLANSNITAAPVITSDGVILVAAYDSTLYAVGEATPIKDWASYE from the coding sequence ATGAAACGTACATACATGACATACTTCTTCGTGATCTGCTTCGGGTTGACCTCCTGGAGCCAGGCGACGCCGACTTTTCACGGCAATAACCAACGCACCGGACTCAGCCCCTACGCTGGGCCTGCCAAGCCGGAATTAAAATGGATGTTTTATGCGGATTCTTCATTTTACAGTTCGCCTGCTGTCGGTGAAGACGGCAGCATCTACGCCGCATCGACCGACAATTTTTTATATGCGCTCAACAGCGACGGCGAATTGCAGTGGAGCTATGAAGCGCAAGATTCGCTCTTCTCGGCGCCCGCAATTTCTCCCAGCGGAGAAATTATCTTTTCCGACCACGAAGGCAATGTGTATTCGGTTGATTCGGAAGGGCTGGAAAACTGGAACTACCAAGCTAGCCGAGGCGAAGAAAACCGCATCGTCGCTCCAATGCTGGTTTCCGAAAGCGGGCAAACCTACGCGGTGTCATGGAACAACTATATGTATTCCATTCGCCCCAACGGCGCTTTGCTTTGGAGTACGGACATCGGCGGAAAATTATCGTCTTCGCCAGTGTTAGATACAGACGGCAACATCTATGTCTGCACCAACGACGGCAGCAAACTCGTCGTCGAAAAATATCAACCGAGTTCTAAACGCCAAGTAACCGAGTTTTCAGAGACGATTGAAAGCAACCATAACCGCGTTGTGTCTTCGCCTGCGATTGATACTGAACGCAACGCATTATACGTTGGCGTATCGCGCACCAACGACGGCGCCTTGTATGCGGTTGATCTGGGCGGAATGCGCCGCAAATTTCGGGTGACGCTGCCCAAAGCGGTGTACTCATCGCCTGCCATCGGGCCGGACGGGACCGTGTATGTTGGTTGCCTCGACGGTTCGTTATACGCCATTGACGGTGATGCGCGCAGCATCAAATGGAACTACTCTGTCCGCCCGGCTGAACTAGCGGATGATCCCGATTATTACGGCCCTCCGTATGTGATGGGATCGCCAACCGTTGACGCCAACGGGACCGTCTACTTCGGCGACACCAACGGCGTGTTATATGCCGTCAGTTCTGAAGGCGAAGAAATCTGGCAGATGAAACTGGCGAATTCAAATATTACGGCGGCGCCAGTGATTACTTCTGACGGCGTAATTCTGGTTGCAGCCTATGACAGCACGCTCTACGCCGTTGGCGAAGCCACCCCGATTAAAGATTGGGCGTCATACGAATAA